One window from the genome of Pseudanabaena yagii GIHE-NHR1 encodes:
- a CDS encoding DUF433 domain-containing protein has protein sequence MNYRDRITIESGKRSGKPCIRGMRITVYDVLSYLASGMTYQEVLEDFPYLTQEDIFACLSYS, from the coding sequence ATGAATTATCGCGATCGCATTACTATTGAATCTGGTAAACGTAGTGGCAAGCCTTGTATTAGAGGAATGCGAATTACTGTTTATGATGTTTTGTCCTATCTTGCGTCTGGTATGACCTATCAGGAGGTTCTTGAAGATTTTCCTTACCTTACTCAAGAAGATATTTTTGCTTGTCTTAGCTATTCTTAG
- a CDS encoding WD40 domain-containing protein: MSDDSKLTSANISPENEDLLQELSMTLDMYEGEFKLLLARCNYQDLRDRLITRLKEIHPQPIYEIKLPRSQKDLYNYIIAQVRSETPKVLTIMGLDELEDLHAALLDINLNREMFRNHCPYPIVWWISDSTHKRIIRTAPDFESWTTTLEFPIDTDELLTSLHDGSEALFSHVLAPSEIPFFKKLGQIHQLGSIQCAELETALKEISDRGLNLEPRLQANLNFIRGLDTLPPNNSPAKALEYLQASFNYWQEVKDIERCGLLINQIGQVNYTIADAEKYRTPNWELARAGFQSAIEFFEKINRSDFVANIIIRLFVTAYRMSDWDAVEAIVQKALPLHQEFHEPYHLSLDYRYLAEVALQKQEWRTARNYGKMALSFLDQAPQDYQKWRNLYLFTIAQAEIQLNHNQEGLKLLLEAKELGDTGHPHVYIQLLNELRSLYTKQKQYLEAYVTKQEQYAVEQQYGYRAFIGAGRLQGKKSVGKSQTDVATEIEASGRKHDLDELITRIAKPSYKLIVLYGKSGVGKSSLVNAGLIPQLQHTSFEGRDVCAIALRVYTNWEEELEKALKTRTPQPSLPLEKALTPQPPLPMGEGESDSLLLPSPSGREAGGLGSAQTNGEGIISKLREKESQNLRIVLIFDQFEEFFFVYYNQPTERRRFFEFIGSLLNDSQNLSSLKVVLSLREDYLHYLLECNQIESMAAIDQDILSKNVLYRVGNLKVEAAKALIQTLTEKSRFYLEPELIGAIADDLKDELGEVRPIELQVIGAQLQQEGIKTLANYRLLGANPKAILVERYLNDVIVDCGEENERLAKFLLFMMTDERGTRPLKTRVELEKDLHDLLTEMQGDTSALDLVLEIFVRSGLVVLIPESPLDRYQLVHDYLAEFIRASQAPEMAKLQQELAETRETLRETVDRLSVAVKEEEAAKFKARGRSRLAFGVGIVASVMAVGAVLTGFFAWKSSVDAQFVSDSYKMISLVNNGLQLEALIEAVDTADRLQKSQIVSSDVKMRVAASMQEVIYATQEKNRLIGHSSYVYSVAFSPDGKQLATASEDNTVKLWSIDGKEIQTLKGYSSRVYSVVFSPDGKQLATASEDTTVKLWSIDGKEIQTFKGHSDGINSVVFSPDGKQLATASEDKTVKLWSIDGKEIQTLKGHNSPVRSVVFSPDGKQLATASEDTTVKLWSIDGKEIQTLKGHSSPVFSVVFSPDSKQLATASYDKTVKLWSIDGKEIQTLKGHSSPVFSVVFSPNGKQLATASEDNTVKLWSIDGKELQTLKGHGSGVSSTAFSPDGKQLATASYDNTVKLWNVDGKEIPTLKGHSIGFNSGVNSVAFSPDGKQLATASFDKTVKLWSIDGKELQTLKGHGDNVNSVAFSPDGKQLATASFDKTVKLWSIDGKELQTLKGHNSIVNSVAFSPDGKQLATASFDKTVKLWSIDGKELQTLKGHNSIVNSVAFSPDGKQLATASFDNTVKLWSIDGKELQTLKGHNSIVNSVAFSPDGKQLATASNDKTVKLWSIDGKELQTLKGHGSGVYSVVFSPDSKYLATSSGDNTVKLWNIDGKELQTLKGHSGGVNSVTFSPDGKQLATASEDNTVKLWSIDIDRLKGLACNWLQEYIINQPDLKQKLATCRDPQTLKAATPALVAEARTKGMNGQPEVALSLFQESKKLDNSLDFNPELEVAPYFITKGKKLAQKGEIKDAVVAYKQALKNAPILKISADSWLTLCWYGAIYNSASQVIFACDNAINLEPNNLNILRSRAIARTITNNKKGAIEDLRKYIYQQQSDQPKSFLLLSKIFKNGDEQVWLDALQQGKNPFTPEKLSEWRKQAKEQLEQENKSG; the protein is encoded by the coding sequence ATGAGCGATGATTCTAAGCTGACATCAGCAAATATTTCTCCAGAGAATGAGGATTTATTGCAAGAGCTTTCGATGACTCTAGATATGTACGAAGGTGAGTTTAAGCTCCTACTGGCGCGATGCAACTATCAGGATTTGCGCGATCGCCTAATTACTCGCCTCAAGGAAATTCATCCCCAACCGATTTATGAAATAAAGTTGCCGCGATCGCAAAAGGATTTATATAACTACATCATTGCTCAGGTGCGATCGGAGACTCCCAAAGTATTGACGATCATGGGGCTAGATGAACTAGAGGATTTGCACGCCGCACTTTTAGACATTAATCTCAATCGTGAGATGTTTCGCAATCATTGTCCCTATCCAATTGTCTGGTGGATTTCTGATAGTACCCATAAGCGGATTATTCGGACTGCACCAGACTTTGAGAGTTGGACGACAACACTGGAGTTTCCTATTGATACCGATGAGTTACTAACTTCTCTACATGATGGTAGTGAGGCTCTATTTAGTCACGTACTTGCGCCTAGTGAGATTCCTTTTTTCAAAAAGTTAGGACAAATTCATCAGCTCGGTTCGATTCAATGTGCGGAATTAGAAACGGCTCTTAAAGAAATTAGCGATCGCGGATTAAATCTTGAGCCAAGACTGCAAGCAAATCTTAACTTTATTCGCGGGTTAGACACACTGCCGCCTAATAATTCACCCGCTAAGGCTCTGGAATATTTGCAAGCGAGTTTTAACTATTGGCAAGAAGTTAAAGATATTGAGCGCTGTGGTCTATTAATCAATCAAATTGGTCAAGTAAATTACACAATTGCTGATGCTGAAAAATATCGTACTCCAAATTGGGAATTGGCGAGAGCAGGCTTTCAATCTGCCATTGAATTTTTTGAAAAGATAAACCGTTCCGATTTTGTAGCCAATATCATTATTCGCCTTTTCGTTACTGCCTATCGTATGTCTGATTGGGATGCTGTTGAGGCAATTGTCCAAAAAGCATTACCTTTACATCAAGAGTTTCACGAACCTTATCATCTCTCATTAGACTATCGATATTTAGCGGAGGTCGCACTTCAAAAACAAGAATGGAGAACTGCCAGAAATTACGGAAAAATGGCACTGTCTTTTTTGGATCAAGCTCCTCAAGATTATCAAAAATGGCGCAATTTATATCTATTTACTATTGCTCAAGCAGAAATCCAACTCAACCATAATCAAGAGGGATTAAAACTACTTCTGGAAGCAAAGGAGTTAGGAGATACTGGACATCCACATGTTTATATCCAGCTTTTAAATGAATTGCGATCGCTTTACACAAAACAAAAGCAATATCTCGAAGCCTATGTCACGAAGCAGGAACAGTATGCTGTTGAGCAGCAATATGGATATCGGGCGTTTATCGGTGCGGGGCGATTGCAGGGTAAGAAGTCGGTTGGTAAATCGCAAACCGATGTGGCGACAGAAATCGAGGCTTCGGGACGGAAGCATGATCTCGATGAGTTGATTACGCGCATTGCTAAGCCTAGTTATAAGCTGATTGTGCTTTATGGCAAGTCAGGTGTGGGTAAGAGTTCGCTGGTAAATGCGGGATTGATTCCACAGTTGCAGCATACATCGTTTGAGGGTAGGGATGTTTGTGCGATCGCCTTGCGGGTATATACGAATTGGGAAGAGGAGTTGGAGAAGGCTTTAAAGACCCGCACCCCCCAACCCTCTCTCCCATTGGAAAAAGCCCTCACCCCCCAGCCCCCTCTCCCAATGGGAGAGGGGGAGTCGGATTCTCTCTTGCTCCCCTCGCCTTCTGGGAGAGAGGCTGGGGGCTTAGGCTCAGCTCAGACGAACGGTGAGGGCATCATCTCAAAACTGCGGGAAAAAGAATCACAAAACCTACGAATAGTTTTGATTTTCGATCAGTTTGAGGAGTTCTTTTTTGTTTATTACAATCAACCGACTGAGCGGCGGCGCTTTTTTGAATTTATTGGAAGTTTGCTAAATGATTCGCAAAATCTATCTTCGTTGAAGGTGGTTTTGTCGTTGCGGGAGGACTATCTGCATTATTTATTGGAATGTAATCAGATTGAGAGCATGGCAGCGATCGACCAAGACATTCTCAGTAAGAATGTGCTGTATCGGGTAGGAAATCTCAAGGTAGAGGCGGCTAAGGCTTTGATTCAAACACTTACGGAGAAGTCACGTTTTTATTTGGAGCCTGAGTTGATTGGGGCGATCGCAGATGATCTCAAGGATGAGCTAGGTGAGGTGCGTCCAATTGAGCTTCAGGTGATCGGGGCGCAGTTGCAACAGGAGGGAATTAAGACTCTTGCTAACTATCGCCTGTTGGGTGCGAATCCAAAGGCGATCTTGGTAGAGCGTTATTTGAATGATGTGATTGTGGATTGTGGGGAAGAGAATGAGCGCTTGGCGAAGTTTTTGCTGTTTATGATGACGGATGAGCGCGGAACTCGTCCGTTAAAGACTCGCGTGGAGTTAGAGAAGGATTTGCATGATTTGCTGACGGAGATGCAAGGGGATACTTCAGCGTTGGATTTGGTGTTGGAGATTTTTGTGCGATCGGGTTTGGTGGTGTTAATCCCTGAGTCACCTTTGGATAGGTATCAGTTAGTGCATGACTATCTTGCGGAATTTATCCGTGCGTCGCAAGCGCCTGAGATGGCGAAGTTGCAGCAGGAGTTGGCAGAGACTAGGGAGACTTTGAGGGAAACTGTGGATCGGTTGAGTGTGGCGGTGAAGGAGGAAGAGGCGGCGAAGTTTAAGGCTAGGGGACGGAGTCGGCTGGCTTTTGGGGTGGGGATTGTGGCGAGTGTGATGGCAGTTGGCGCAGTACTGACGGGATTCTTTGCTTGGAAAAGTAGTGTTGATGCACAATTTGTTTCTGATAGTTACAAGATGATATCTCTGGTGAATAATGGGCTGCAACTTGAGGCTCTCATTGAGGCGGTAGATACAGCAGATCGGTTGCAAAAAAGTCAGATCGTCTCCTCTGATGTCAAAATGCGTGTCGCTGCCTCAATGCAAGAAGTTATCTATGCGACGCAAGAAAAGAATCGATTGATTGGGCATAGTAGTTATGTCTATAGTGTTGCCTTTTCTCCCGATGGTAAGCAACTAGCTACTGCTAGCGAGGACAATACTGTAAAGCTATGGAGCATTGATGGGAAAGAAATCCAAACCCTCAAGGGGTATAGCAGCCGTGTCTATAGTGTTGTATTCTCTCCCGACGGCAAGCAACTTGCCACTGCTAGCGAGGATACTACTGTAAAACTATGGAGCATTGATGGCAAGGAAATTCAAACTTTCAAAGGGCATAGTGATGGCATCAATAGCGTTGTCTTCTCTCCCGATGGTAAGCAACTTGCCACTGCTAGCGAGGATAAGACTGTAAAACTATGGAGCATTGATGGGAAAGAAATCCAAACCCTCAAGGGGCATAACAGTCCTGTCCGTAGCGTTGTCTTCTCTCCCGATGGTAAGCAACTTGCCACTGCTAGCGAGGATACTACTGTAAAACTATGGAGCATTGATGGGAAAGAAATCCAAACCCTCAAGGGGCATAGCAGCCCTGTCTTTAGCGTTGTCTTCTCTCCCGATAGTAAGCAACTTGCCACTGCTAGCTATGATAAGACTGTAAAACTATGGAGCATTGATGGGAAAGAAATCCAAACCCTCAAGGGGCATAGCAGCCCTGTCTTTAGCGTTGTCTTCTCTCCCAATGGAAAGCAACTTGCCACTGCTAGCGAGGACAATACTGTAAAGCTATGGAGCATTGATGGCAAGGAACTTCAAACTCTCAAAGGGCATGGTAGTGGTGTCTCTAGTACCGCCTTCTCTCCTGATGGTAAGCAACTTGCCACTGCTAGTTATGATAATACTGTAAAGCTATGGAACGTTGATGGCAAAGAAATTCCAACTCTCAAGGGGCATAGCATTGGTTTCAATAGTGGTGTCAATAGCGTCGCCTTCTCTCCCGATGGTAAGCAACTTGCCACTGCTAGCTTTGACAAAACTGTAAAACTATGGAGCATTGATGGCAAGGAACTTCAAACTCTCAAAGGGCATGGTGATAATGTCAATAGCGTCGCTTTCTCTCCCGATGGTAAGCAACTTGCCACTGCTAGCTTTGACAAAACTGTAAAACTATGGAGCATTGATGGCAAGGAACTTCAAACTCTCAAAGGACATAATAGTATCGTCAATAGCGTCGCTTTCTCTCCCGATGGTAAGCAACTTGCCACTGCTAGCTTTGACAAAACTGTAAAACTATGGAGCATTGATGGCAAGGAACTTCAAACTCTCAAAGGACATAATAGTATCGTCAATAGCGTCGCTTTCTCTCCCGATGGTAAGCAACTTGCTACTGCTAGCTTTGACAATACTGTAAAACTATGGAGCATTGATGGCAAGGAACTTCAAACTCTCAAAGGACATAATAGTATCGTCAATAGCGTCGCTTTCTCTCCCGATGGTAAGCAACTTGCTACTGCTAGCAATGACAAAACTGTAAAACTATGGAGCATTGATGGCAAGGAACTCCAAACGCTCAAGGGTCATGGTAGTGGTGTCTATAGCGTCGTTTTTTCTCCTGACAGTAAGTATTTAGCGACTTCTAGCGGAGATAATACCGTAAAGCTATGGAATATTGATGGCAAGGAACTCCAAACGCTCAAGGGGCATAGTGGTGGTGTGAATAGCGTCACCTTCTCTCCCGATGGTAAGCAACTTGCTACTGCTAGCGAGGATAATACTGTAAAGCTATGGAGTATTGATATTGATAGATTGAAGGGACTAGCTTGTAATTGGCTCCAAGAATATATCATCAATCAACCAGATCTAAAGCAAAAGCTAGCAACTTGCCGCGATCCCCAAACTCTCAAAGCTGCGACTCCTGCCCTAGTTGCTGAAGCCAGAACTAAAGGGATGAATGGTCAACCTGAAGTTGCTCTGTCATTATTTCAAGAATCTAAGAAGCTTGATAATAGTCTTGATTTCAATCCCGAACTAGAAGTTGCACCTTACTTTATTACCAAAGGGAAGAAGTTAGCGCAAAAGGGGGAAATCAAAGATGCTGTAGTTGCCTATAAACAAGCCCTGAAAAATGCTCCCATCCTCAAAATTTCAGCCGATTCATGGCTTACCCTTTGCTGGTATGGAGCTATATACAACTCTGCAAGTCAAGTAATATTTGCTTGCGATAACGCCATTAATCTTGAGCCAAACAATCTCAATATTCTTCGCAGTAGAGCCATAGCTAGAACAATTACCAACAATAAAAAAGGTGCGATTGAAGATTTAAGAAAATATATATATCAACAGCAAAGTGACCAACCTAAATCTTTCTTATTACTTTCTAAAATCTTCAAAAATGGAGACGAGCAAGTTTGGTTAGATGCTCTACAACAAGGCAAAAATCCATTTACTCCCGAAAAATTATCAGAATGGAGAAAGCAGGCGAAAGAACAATTAGAACAGGAAAACAAATCTGGATAG
- a CDS encoding leucyl aminopeptidase, with product MKILTSETATQFWRGDALAIAVFAKPKDPNEKTAQAEGQVVKTLELSETLKQLDIKVLACTLTDLIAEGEFTGESGTSVSGRVGIDYAVRKVILIGLGDPAKANADEWRKAAATAVKWANKEKAPSLAIAFPEYNQDVSATTQAIAEGLLLAAHQDKRFKSKNNQPWRVEQVEIVETKPEIADPAIAKAQQIVDGVILARELVSAPANIVTPITLAETAVAIASESEHFTAKILEQAECEALGMGAFLGVARASDIPPKFIHLTYSNGTPKRKLAIVGKGLTFDSGGLNLKTGIGSSIELMKTDMGGSAAALGAAKVIAHLQPTDIEVHFIVATCENMVNGSAMRPGDILTASNGKTIEVNNTDAEGRLTLADALVYADKLGVDAIVDLATLTGACVVALGEDIAGMWSIDDDFAEAIAKAAKDAGEKFWRMPLENPYFDQLKSVVADFKNTGSRAGGAITGALFLKQFVEKTKAWAHLDVAGPVWTERESGYNNAGGTGFAVRTLVNLIIN from the coding sequence ATGAAAATTCTTACATCGGAAACTGCGACCCAATTTTGGCGAGGAGATGCCCTTGCGATCGCTGTTTTTGCAAAACCCAAAGATCCTAATGAGAAAACTGCTCAAGCAGAGGGGCAAGTAGTTAAAACCTTAGAACTATCCGAAACACTCAAACAGTTAGACATAAAGGTTTTAGCTTGTACCTTAACTGATTTGATTGCAGAGGGAGAGTTTACGGGAGAAAGTGGGACATCGGTTAGCGGTCGTGTAGGCATTGACTATGCGGTGCGTAAGGTAATTTTGATCGGCTTAGGTGATCCTGCGAAGGCAAATGCGGATGAATGGCGCAAAGCTGCTGCTACAGCCGTCAAATGGGCAAATAAGGAAAAAGCCCCCAGTTTAGCGATCGCTTTTCCTGAATATAACCAAGATGTCAGTGCGACAACTCAGGCGATCGCCGAAGGATTGTTACTGGCGGCGCACCAAGATAAGCGCTTTAAGTCCAAAAACAATCAACCTTGGCGCGTCGAACAGGTGGAGATTGTGGAAACGAAACCTGAAATCGCCGATCCTGCGATCGCCAAAGCACAGCAGATCGTTGATGGTGTAATATTGGCGCGGGAACTCGTATCGGCTCCTGCCAATATCGTGACCCCAATTACATTGGCGGAAACTGCCGTAGCGATCGCCTCTGAATCCGAGCATTTCACTGCCAAAATCCTCGAACAAGCTGAATGTGAAGCTCTGGGCATGGGCGCATTTCTCGGTGTGGCTAGAGCTTCGGATATTCCGCCCAAATTTATTCACCTCACCTACAGCAACGGTACACCGAAGCGCAAATTAGCGATCGTCGGTAAGGGCTTAACCTTTGACTCTGGTGGTTTGAATCTGAAAACGGGCATCGGTAGCAGCATTGAACTGATGAAAACCGATATGGGAGGTTCCGCCGCCGCATTAGGTGCAGCGAAAGTGATAGCCCATCTGCAACCCACCGATATCGAAGTCCATTTCATCGTCGCTACTTGCGAAAATATGGTCAATGGTAGCGCCATGCGTCCGGGGGATATCCTCACAGCTTCCAATGGCAAAACCATCGAGGTGAATAATACCGATGCGGAAGGTCGCTTGACCCTTGCCGATGCGCTGGTCTATGCCGATAAGTTAGGTGTTGATGCGATCGTCGATCTTGCCACACTCACAGGTGCTTGTGTGGTTGCCCTTGGGGAAGACATTGCAGGTATGTGGTCGATTGATGATGACTTTGCCGAGGCGATCGCTAAAGCTGCTAAGGATGCAGGTGAGAAGTTCTGGAGGATGCCCCTCGAAAATCCCTACTTCGATCAGTTGAAGTCGGTGGTGGCAGATTTCAAAAATACAGGTTCTCGCGCAGGTGGTGCGATTACGGGTGCTTTGTTCTTGAAGCAATTTGTGGAAAAGACTAAGGCATGGGCGCACCTTGATGTGGCGGGGCCAGTCTGGACTGAACGTGAGTCGGGTTATAACAATGCTGGTGGTACTGGTTTTGCAGTCCGCACTTTGGTGAATTTAATTATCAATTAA
- a CDS encoding TolC family protein, whose protein sequence is MRISSSWLTLGASLSLLIPAWTANAQEFTPLQVKVAAASEATTPETTKSPITPTVVEDIKRSQPQLISSTEPARVLPSASVSTPGQLDPEQTLVVPTTPSQVKLEITKPVTLEEVLDLAEKTNSDWIQARIAVDKARAALQGAEAGRSPTVSGTVQYSYNDSAQTRLSNINNPLPAPLPPRNTISNPLTGTVGINYTLFDSGVNDATIAAAENNLRIAESNLNQARQTVRLNIVTAYYNLQNADETIRIQRQAVKNAEKSLKDTQARERAGVGTKFDVLQSEVSLANAKQDLLNAEASQLVARRELARQLNYPPTVEITAADKIAPVAEWKMPLEESILLAVRNRAELDTQKLQREVARSNANAALAKLGPQVGVFANFNTASEFTAGGGLGTGYQIGATLNWNLYDGGKTAAQVDQFKADQATAESKFEQAARQARFDVESAYINQRSRFQQIDTATKAVKQAEEALRLARLRLDAGVGTQLEVLTAESDFTRADVNRVQAIIGYNQARANLERAVAGL, encoded by the coding sequence ATGCGAATTTCTTCCAGTTGGTTGACGCTTGGTGCGAGTTTATCGCTTCTGATTCCAGCTTGGACAGCCAATGCTCAAGAATTTACACCATTACAAGTAAAAGTGGCTGCCGCTTCTGAAGCCACTACCCCAGAGACTACCAAATCTCCCATCACCCCAACAGTGGTAGAAGATATTAAGCGATCGCAGCCTCAACTCATCAGTTCCACAGAACCTGCAAGAGTTTTGCCTAGTGCATCCGTATCTACCCCCGGACAACTAGACCCAGAGCAAACGTTAGTTGTTCCCACTACGCCTAGTCAAGTCAAGCTAGAAATCACTAAGCCCGTTACCCTCGAAGAAGTCCTTGATTTAGCAGAAAAGACTAACTCGGATTGGATTCAAGCCAGAATTGCTGTAGATAAGGCTCGCGCAGCATTACAAGGTGCTGAAGCAGGGCGATCGCCAACAGTATCAGGAACAGTTCAATATAGTTATAACGATTCGGCACAAACTCGGCTGAGTAATATCAATAATCCCTTACCAGCTCCATTACCACCACGTAATACCATCAGTAATCCCCTCACGGGTACAGTGGGAATTAACTACACTCTATTTGACTCTGGTGTAAATGACGCGACGATCGCCGCCGCCGAGAATAACCTCCGCATTGCCGAGTCAAACCTTAATCAAGCTCGACAAACAGTGCGCCTCAATATTGTTACGGCATACTACAACCTCCAAAATGCCGATGAAACGATCCGCATTCAGCGTCAAGCTGTTAAAAATGCTGAAAAAAGCTTAAAAGATACTCAAGCCAGAGAACGTGCAGGTGTAGGTACAAAATTTGATGTCCTCCAATCGGAAGTATCCCTTGCGAATGCTAAGCAGGATTTGCTTAATGCTGAAGCATCTCAACTAGTGGCAAGACGGGAGCTAGCGCGTCAGCTTAACTACCCACCTACGGTAGAAATTACGGCTGCGGATAAAATCGCCCCCGTAGCTGAGTGGAAGATGCCTTTAGAAGAATCGATCCTACTCGCAGTAAGAAATCGTGCTGAACTAGATACCCAGAAATTACAAAGAGAGGTGGCTCGGAGTAATGCCAATGCTGCCCTAGCCAAATTAGGTCCGCAGGTCGGTGTATTTGCTAACTTCAATACGGCTTCCGAATTTACGGCTGGTGGAGGGCTTGGTACTGGCTATCAGATCGGCGCAACCTTAAACTGGAATCTTTATGATGGTGGCAAAACGGCTGCCCAAGTTGACCAATTTAAAGCTGATCAAGCTACTGCCGAAAGTAAATTTGAGCAGGCAGCCCGTCAAGCCCGTTTTGATGTGGAGTCGGCATATATCAACCAGCGATCGCGCTTCCAACAAATTGACACCGCCACAAAAGCTGTCAAACAGGCTGAAGAAGCCCTGCGCTTAGCACGTTTGCGTCTGGATGCAGGTGTGGGTACACAGCTTGAGGTACTTACGGCTGAGTCCGACTTCACCCGTGCCGATGTTAACCGTGTGCAAGCAATTATTGGTTATAACCAAGCGCGGGCAAATCTCGAACGTGCGGTAGCGGGGCTATAG
- the argS gene encoding arginine--tRNA ligase — MTTSVLSDLKIRFSKAIASAFGEEYTNHDPAVAPSKDAKFGDYQCNAALGLTKKLKQKPQDVAAKIIENLLADTSINEIFEPPTIAGAGFINLKLKLSYLENQLAKMQKSDRLAIAKVDQPERVIVDFSSPNIAKEMHVGHLRSTIIGDSIARILEFQGHEVLRLNHVGDWGTQFGMLITYLREVYPDALTKADAIAIGDLVELYRAAKKRFDEDEAFKETSRNAVVELQAGEPSAKLAWQLLCEQSRREFQKIYDALNIQVTERGESFYNPFLSDVITDLRETGLLQEDQGALCVFLEGFTNKDGQPLPLIVQKSDGGYNYATTDLAALRYRIREDKATRIIYVTDIGQSGHFAQVFQVAKRANWIPETVQTTHVPFGLVMGDDGKKFKTRSGDTVALKSLLEEAITRARADIESRNPDASEEFKQDVAEAVGLGAVKYADLSQNRTSNYIFSFDKMLALQGNTAPYMLYAYVRVQGIGRKGEIDFASLNVDAVKLTQEPEIVLAKHLLQFAEAIDAVAEELYPNRLCQYLFELSQKFNQFFEQCPVLQAEESERISRLSLCDITAKTLKLGLNLLGIRVLERM, encoded by the coding sequence ATGACCACTTCTGTTTTATCCGATCTGAAAATTCGCTTCTCTAAGGCGATCGCCTCTGCCTTTGGTGAAGAATATACCAACCATGATCCTGCTGTTGCCCCTTCTAAGGATGCAAAATTTGGGGATTATCAATGTAATGCGGCTCTGGGATTGACCAAGAAGCTAAAACAAAAGCCGCAAGATGTAGCTGCAAAAATTATTGAAAATTTACTAGCCGACACATCGATAAATGAAATATTTGAACCACCTACGATCGCGGGGGCAGGCTTTATTAACCTAAAGCTAAAACTTAGTTACTTAGAAAACCAATTAGCAAAAATGCAAAAAAGCGATCGCTTAGCGATCGCTAAAGTTGATCAACCTGAGCGTGTAATTGTCGATTTCTCTAGCCCAAATATTGCTAAGGAAATGCATGTCGGACATTTGCGATCGACGATTATCGGTGACAGTATTGCGCGGATTTTAGAATTTCAGGGGCATGAAGTTCTCCGTCTTAACCATGTCGGTGATTGGGGAACCCAATTTGGGATGTTGATTACATACCTGCGTGAGGTCTATCCCGATGCGTTGACGAAAGCTGATGCGATCGCGATCGGTGACTTAGTAGAACTCTATCGCGCCGCCAAAAAACGCTTTGATGAAGATGAAGCCTTCAAGGAAACTTCGCGGAATGCCGTTGTGGAGTTACAAGCAGGTGAACCATCGGCAAAACTGGCATGGCAATTACTTTGCGAGCAGTCTCGCCGCGAGTTCCAAAAGATTTATGATGCCCTGAATATCCAAGTTACTGAACGTGGCGAATCTTTTTACAATCCCTTTCTCTCAGATGTAATTACTGATCTGCGTGAAACTGGATTATTGCAAGAAGATCAAGGTGCATTATGTGTGTTCTTAGAAGGATTTACCAATAAAGATGGTCAGCCTTTACCCCTGATCGTCCAGAAATCCGATGGCGGCTATAACTACGCCACTACTGACCTCGCAGCCCTGCGTTATCGCATTCGTGAGGACAAAGCCACGCGCATTATTTACGTTACCGATATCGGTCAATCGGGACATTTTGCCCAAGTCTTCCAAGTCGCTAAACGTGCCAATTGGATTCCTGAAACGGTGCAGACTACCCATGTTCCCTTTGGTTTGGTGATGGGTGATGATGGCAAAAAGTTTAAAACGCGATCGGGAGATACCGTTGCCCTCAAGAGTCTGCTCGAAGAAGCAATTACTCGCGCCCGTGCCGACATCGAAAGCCGCAATCCTGATGCCTCAGAGGAGTTTAAGCAGGATGTCGCTGAAGCCGTTGGGCTCGGTGCAGTCAAGTATGCCGATCTCTCCCAAAATCGCACCAGCAACTATATTTTCAGCTTCGATAAGATGTTGGCTCTGCAAGGCAACACGGCTCCCTATATGCTCTATGCCTATGTGCGAGTGCAGGGCATTGGACGCAAAGGCGAGATCGATTTTGCTAGTTTAAATGTGGACGCAGTCAAGCTCACGCAAGAGCCAGAGATTGTCTTGGCTAAGCATTTGTTGCAATTTGCGGAAGCGATCGATGCAGTGGCGGAAGAACTCTATCCTAATCGTCTTTGCCAATATCTCTTTGAACTCAGCCAAAAGTTCAATCAATTCTTTGAGCAATGCCCTGTGCTACAAGCTGAAGAATCTGAACGTATCTCCCGCTTGAGTCTCTGCGACATTACCGCCAAGACCCTTAAGCTTGGTTTAAATCTACTTGGTATTCGTGTTTTAGAACGCATGTAA
- a CDS encoding DUF6737 family protein, translating to MTLEKTDSVWNHKPFWCQPWSIILTGFSIITGSWLLFKIVWLTIIVAIPISAWMGFFVILFPKLALQEINQEVN from the coding sequence ATGACTTTAGAAAAAACTGATAGTGTTTGGAATCATAAGCCTTTCTGGTGTCAGCCTTGGTCAATTATTTTAACTGGGTTTTCAATTATTACTGGTAGTTGGCTATTGTTTAAAATAGTTTGGCTCACAATTATCGTGGCAATTCCTATATCTGCATGGATGGGCTTCTTCGTGATTCTATTTCCTAAATTAGCCCTTCAAGAAATAAATCAAGAAGTTAACTAA